A region of the Oncorhynchus nerka isolate Pitt River linkage group LG26, Oner_Uvic_2.0, whole genome shotgun sequence genome:
CCAAATGGTCACCTCTTGGCTATTTTGTGTAGATACCGGCTCCGCACTACTGGATTTAGGGTACATCTCATCAGGATCATAGCATTTTGACAACCATTAGAAACAAATACCATTGTAAAGTACTCATTTTATTGAAACATGCTCAAGTCAAATGACTTCATATCCATACTGGGGATAGTGGAAAGTGATGCACCCTTCAGGCCACCTACAATTAGATGGCTGTAGAGACAGAAAAGACAGCCATCCCTGTAACAGGTTGAAGAATTGTTAGTAACATTCATCTCATTGACGTTGGGGGATGTTACAGTAAAATAACCAGCACACACACCTGACAAGCAAAGTGTTCCAGACCATTACACCAACCAGTCAACTGAATACAGAACACAATGACAGATGAGTAGGTTACAGGTTCAAGTTAATTTGGCAGCAAAGCTGATACAATTAAAAGCCAAGTGTAAACTATAGTCTTCAATGCCAAAATCACCAACCTTGTTCTACAGTAGGATATTTTACAAATTCACTGGGGATCCGGGTTCCAGAGTTTTCCACTATTGTGAGCGGTCCAAGAACAGAGTTTTGAACCAGGCCCTGGGGTTctgagaaaaaaaaatatataaattactTCAAGCTGCAGTCCCATCAGAACTCAAGAGTGATCAGCTCAAATGAATATGGAACTACAGTTTAGTCAGGCTTGAAATGAAGTGCCTCAAAATACCTGAATCCACACCCCTCTTCAACCGAGGCTTGCAACTCGAGTCACAGCACTTGCAGAGGTCACTTTGAGACGGGTCGTCCAGCAACTCCCATCTATGAATAAAAGTTGGCTGTTGCATTGGCACTAACATCATTATGGTCCAATGTTAAAGAATGTGACCAATACTTACTCTCCAGTCTCTTTAATGTAGTGGCAGGCCTTCTTTTCTATATCAAAAACCTCAGGGTCCCATGCAACAAGCTTACAATGAATATACACCTGGGGTGAAATAAGAGAACAGTCAAGAGCTACAGTATGAAAACAACCCAGTCATACCGAGAACTTATGGTCCACTCACTTCCTCGCCTAAGGCAAACTTGAAGGACTGCAGGTAAAGCAGAATAGCAGACGAGTGGTACCTAGGCAGGAACCTGGAGTTCCCAGTCTTCCCATCTGCAAGGCAACTGAAAATGCATTGTGCAATGAGCAGACAAACAGAACTTCCATCCAGCAAATAAGCTAactttaaaatgtattcaatactTTTCAACATTTGAGTAGGCTGTGTAGCGCTAGGCAgtcaaaaaccaaaacatgcaccctACATGGCCATAGCCAGGTCTGGTACATACCCCTTGTTGGTGACGATGGGGTACACCAGGCTCGCAGACTGCAGTTCTGGTGTTGTGGCCGCCACACACTCCTCCAAGAGCAGCAGCAAGGGCTGATGCTCCTTCTGATCCACTGCTGCCCAGATGGGGATGAAAGAGCCCAGGGGAAACAGGCTGCTCTTAGCCAGACCAGTAAGGTCTTCTACATGCAACAGAGAGGGGAAGGGGCGCAATGCTCATACGTACTGTACAGCCACAGGTTTCAACTAGCTTTGGGCAGTGTCCTCTGATAGGAATTtctttaccaggtaagttgactcaCCACATTCTTACAATAATTGATGTTGTATGAGTCACTCACCATTGAGGAGTGCCATGTGGAAAACCAATCCTCCATGACCCTCAGCACTACCATAGGCAGGGATAAGGAATGGGGGAATCCATCCCTCAGGTCTACATACAAAGGGGGAATGTTTAGTTCAATAATGAAGGTGGCAAAGGCTTAGGAAGATTTGATACCAACACCATAGCTAGAGTACACTACACCCAATAGAGCCCTAAAATTCAACTCAGTGCCactgaatttaaaaaaaagtcaTTCCCCTCTAattagggactgatttagacctgggacaccaggtgtgtgcaatgaaTGATAAAGTAGAACTGAAAGACAGCCGGCGCCAGACCtcttagggtaagagttgagtacccctggcATAGATGGTTACCTTATGTAAACACACTTAATATGGTGACTAAGAGCAGCAGGTTTGGGCTTTTGGTTAGGTCTGTAAGTCAGGCTGGTTGAATAGATGTGTTTTTTGCCAGTCACCTGGGGAATAGAAGGAGAAGCATTAGTCGTCGCAGGATCCAAAATGGCATGCATTGGGTCAAGAGTTAGACATCACCCGTTTCTTGATGGCACAGCCATTGAGGTTGTAGTGGAATGTCGCCATCCCTTCTCCCGTGGGAAGAACAGAAATTGTGGACggaacacagtgtccaaggaaaaGACGGGCAGCATGTTCAACCAACTCTGGACTGACCTTCCATGTCACTTTAATGGAGTGTTTCTCACAATCCACATTCAAATCTAAAAATATACATTTGATAATGTCATCATTCACATCTCAAGAGCCAACACCACAACTTGGCTAGTCTGTTAAGCGGTCAGCATGAGATAAGTAACCTATTCAAATTAACATGGTATCAGCGCTACATAATCATATTATGCGTTCATTATTAGACGTACCTTCATTTGCAGCTACGACAGCCAAAACAATTGCACATTGCCAAAGGAGAGACATGACTGAATGATCTAGGAGTGCCTACAAACTAGAAATATTTATGGACCAATTGATCCTAATCATCTTAATTCTGAACACCTGTGCGAGGTCAAGGAGCGATAATTATAGACCTAAAAACTTACCAACATCATCAGTTTTGGTATTTCCTGGTCTGAAAACATCCTTGAATTTTTATGGGTTTTAAAAGTAAAAATTGTAATAGTCACATATTTTCCTCATAAAGTAGTCTGCAAAGCGTCCCACAAAACACGATGGACGGCCGGAATAGTGATTTACACAGGAAATAAAGTTGAATCAAAAAGATTGAACAATCTGGTTTGCTCAATTTGACAGTACCACACTAAATGTGGATGAGGTATTTTTTGCGACAGTCAAAATGCTGATCAAGGTTAAGGTAAGACCAGCCATTTAATTGGTGGCCAAGCCCGCTAGTTTACATACTGAATGATCATCTCATCCCCGATCTAGCTATCTGCCGTAGCTAAATATATGAATAGATCTGAAAAGCGCTATATAGTGGGCATCGCAGCAGGCCACTGGCATAACCGTATAGAATGCAGAGTTTGCTAACGTTAactatactgaaccaaaatataaacgtcGCAAGCAACAATGAAAGATTTTTCTGAGTTACATTTCATATcaggaaatctgtcaatttaattaaattcattaggccccaatctatagatttcacaggactgggcaggggcgcagccatgggtgggacaGGGAGAGCAGGGGTGCAGCAATGGATGGGACTGGGAGGGCAAGTGCGCAGCCACAGGGGAGCCAGGccaagccaatcagaatgagtttttctccacaaaagggctttattacagacagaaatactcctcagtttcatcagctgtcagtGTTGCTGGTTTCAGAGGATCtctcaggtgaagaagccagatgtggacgtcctgggctggagtggttacacgtggtctgcggttgtgaggccggttggacctactgccaaattctctaaaacgacattggaggcagtttatggtagagaaattaacagtcAATTCTCTGGCAAAAACTTTGGTGGACTTTCATACAGTCAGCATGGCAATTGCATTTTGTATGCTATTGTATGTGTGAACGATGGCTAGCTCCTCGAATGATCCCAGTCCCTCCTATTGTGCATCTGTTGTAGAAAGAGGCGACGATTCTCAGAACATATGTGctctacaaatgttttatttccttTTGGATGCAGATGCAAGATGCAGAGGGTGAGTTCTGCTTAATTAAAACTACCTGATTTCCAAAGTCCACATCTATAGTCTCAATCAACCACACACAACGCAGATTATAGCGGTGCAGTATTAGCACCGGTTACATTGGTGCCTTCTAGACCCGGATTCATCGTTGATCGACGTCAGCTCAATCACCGCGGCGCTGCTGCTCTAGAGACTAATTATATCATTGAGGTACTCTTGCCGCCTTGTGGCAAAAATCGGAACTACAGTATTTTTTCCTGTTGATTTTTTTTTCTGACAACAATGTATTGAGAGCACTGTTTATCGTTAACCAACATAGAAGTGTGTTCATCAACAGACATTTTAATGTAACTTTAGTGGTTTAGTGGCATGGCATCTTATAATGGTGATGAACCCAAATTCACTGCTGAGAGGGGGAGGTTTTTCTCATACTCTGATCAAACCCCTGTAAAGTGTGTAGGTGCAGGAGGTTCCCCCATGTTTTGCTCCACAAAAAAATTGGATGAAAGCCCTTCATCTAGTGTTAATCCAAATGCCCCTGTAGATGGTCTAGCTGAGCTGGTCACTCAGCTAGCCCGGGAAATAGGGAGCTCCATTAGGGAAGAACTACAAAGTGGCAGGTCCAGTACTTATgagccaccagtaagtacagaaaAGATAAGTGATCATCATTCAGAGTCGGTAGGATATGTAGATCTCAGTCAAATTAAGCTCATCATGCAATCAGACATAAAGGAACCTCCTACATATAGAGGAGATGTTACAGACAAATGCTCCATTCATGAATGGGAGGAGTTGATGAGAATATACTTGAGGAGGAAGGGATGTCCTGTTGAGGAACAATCAGATGAGATGATTAGTAGATTATCTGGCAAAGCAAGAGACATGGTAAAGATACATTTACGCAATGAGACCACAGTTGATCCTACAGTGAAGCCAGAGATTGTATTTGACATTCTGAAACAGAATTTCAGCGAATTGGCCTATTCATGCATGCCCTTGGCTGATTTTTACAATACTAAACCTGTACCCGGAGAGGCTGTTATGGAGTACTGGGTTCGATTGAACAAGGCCGTAGATGTCGCTGACGAGGGCCTTAAGAGACAAGGTAAGAAGATTGACAGCTCCAACTCCGATGTCGTTAGGATGTTTGTAACATACTGCCCTGACCCCAAACTGGCAGCAGTATTCCAATACAAGTCTGCTGAGAAATGGACTGCGAGTGAAGTACAGGAGAGAATCTATGAACATGAATA
Encoded here:
- the LOC135564988 gene encoding uncharacterized protein LOC135564988 isoform X1, whose product is MATFHYNLNGCAIKKRVTGKKHIYSTSLTYRPNQKPKPAALSHHIKCVYIRPEGWIPPFLIPAYGSAEGHGGLVFHMALLNEDLTGLAKSSLFPLGSFIPIWAAVDQKEHQPLLLLLEECVAATTPELQSASLVYPIVTNKGCLADGKTGNSRFLPRYHSSAILLYLQSFKFALGEEVYIHCKLVAWDPEVFDIEKKACHYIKETGEWELLDDPSQSDLCKCCDSSCKPRLKRGVDSEPQGLVQNSVLGPLTIVENSGTRIPSEFVKYPTVEQVDWLV
- the LOC135564988 gene encoding uncharacterized protein LOC135564988 isoform X2 yields the protein MKVTGKKHIYSTSLTYRPNQKPKPAALSHHIKCVYIRPEGWIPPFLIPAYGSAEGHGGLVFHMALLNEDLTGLAKSSLFPLGSFIPIWAAVDQKEHQPLLLLLEECVAATTPELQSASLVYPIVTNKGCLADGKTGNSRFLPRYHSSAILLYLQSFKFALGEEVYIHCKLVAWDPEVFDIEKKACHYIKETGEWELLDDPSQSDLCKCCDSSCKPRLKRGVDSEPQGLVQNSVLGPLTIVENSGTRIPSEFVKYPTVEQVDWLV